The following coding sequences are from one Paenibacillus stellifer window:
- a CDS encoding GNAT family N-acetyltransferase, whose translation MSDEAVVRLINRQELPGLLQLYRHLHPDDPDLEPGSLQEQWDVIMNDPGMKIIVVERDGMLVASCVLLVALNLTRGARPFGLIENVVTHSGFRKLGYGRMALDYAVEYARGQNCYKVMLLTGSKMEGVHTFYESCGFQKGTKTGFVLSL comes from the coding sequence ATGTCTGACGAAGCTGTAGTTCGATTGATTAACCGCCAGGAGCTCCCTGGGCTTCTTCAGCTGTACCGCCATCTTCATCCCGATGATCCCGATCTGGAACCAGGCTCGCTGCAGGAGCAGTGGGATGTTATCATGAACGATCCGGGCATGAAGATCATTGTCGTGGAGCGGGACGGGATGCTGGTCGCTTCCTGCGTTCTGCTCGTTGCCCTGAACTTGACCAGAGGCGCAAGACCCTTCGGCTTGATCGAGAATGTGGTGACACACAGCGGGTTTCGCAAGCTGGGATATGGCCGGATGGCGCTGGACTATGCGGTTGAATATGCGAGGGGGCAGAACTGCTATAAGGTCATGCTGCTGACGGGTTCGAAAATGGAGGGCGTCCACACGTTCTACGAGAGCTGCGGCTTTCAGAAGGGCACCAAGACCGGGTTCGTCCTGAGCCTGTAG